Proteins encoded in a region of the Phoenix dactylifera cultivar Barhee BC4 chromosome 3, palm_55x_up_171113_PBpolish2nd_filt_p, whole genome shotgun sequence genome:
- the LOC103702914 gene encoding BTB/POZ domain-containing protein At5g60050, which produces MLLSPPQPPRSNPLSLSLSLSLSLMAAAESLLRSGEVSAMIRQGFISSPTSAAAGARLSPKFSSPYSSPPSLSAAAATYPSPPPPSLPSPKGSTLFEMISQEDLSRRGPPPPPSSGDQKRRRLEEMITKILSTEGPRWGPADVELSVSSGDGFRFSMAVHRRVLAGRSRFFAEKLEGIGVALGSPVVVEICECDDVEVYAEAVGLMYCRDLRLAGKEVPMVLGLLKVSMDVMFDAGVRACLDYLEVVPWSEDEEEKVISVLSQLQLHEPLNEILQRVSVEPSTSSGAGTIFFRVLAGVLQGKDEKARREMKALLSGLLGEGKDQRKNYATKIDVSRETLYHFCKKCLNSLHLCLSEAAKADEGRRDRGSIMGEVAREADNIQWLLEILISKRMCDEFVTLWADQTELALCHSKIPCMYRYEISRITAQLCIAIGKGHLLVSKEARISLLRTWLEALYEDFGWMKRACRIFDKKMVEDGLCQTILTLPMAQQQTILLRWFDCFLNKGDDCPNMQRAFEVWWRRAFVRQYAGNQDHSGLQIAA; this is translated from the exons ATGCTATTGTCACCTCCCCAACCCCCCAGGTccaaccctctctctctctctctctctctctctctctctctaatggcCGCGGCGGAGAGCCTCCTAAGATCCGGCGAGGTCTCCGCCATGATCCGCCAAGGCTTCATCTCCTCCCCAACATCCGCCGCTGCGGGCGCTCGGCTCTCCCCTAAATTTTCCTCCCCCTACTCCTCCCCTCCCTCCttgtccgccgccgccgccacgtacccttctcctcctccccccagcTTGCCCTCTCCGAAAGGTTCCACCCTCTTCGAGATGATCTCCCAGGAGGACCTCTCCCGCCGgggaccgccgccgccgccctcctCCGGCGACCAGAAGCGCCGCCGACTGGAGGAGATGATCACCAAGATTCTCTCTACGGAAGGCCCCAGATGGGGACCCGCGGACGTGGAGCTCTCCGTCAGCTCGGGCGACGGGTTCCGGTTCTCCATGGCCGTGCACCGCCGGGTGCTCGCCGGCCGAAGCCGGTTCTTCGCGGAGAAGCTGGAGGGGATCGGCGTTGCCCTCGGGTCCCCCGTGGTCGTAGAGATCTGCGAGTGCGATGACGTCGAGGTTTATGCGGAGGCAGTCGGGCTGATGTACTGCCGGGATCTCAGGCTTGCCGGGAAGGAAGTCCCCATGGTTCTTGGATTGCTCAAG GTTTCAATGGATGTTATGTTCGATGCTGGAGTCAGGGCATGCCTGGATTATTTGGAGGTCGTTCCTTGGtctgaggatgaggaggagaAGGTGATATCTGTCCTCAGCCAGCTTCAGCTCCACGAGCCGCTGAATGAGATTCTGCAAAGAGTTTCTGTGGAACCATCCACTTCTTCAGGTGCTGGCACCATTTTCTTCCGGGTTCTGGCTGGTGTGCTGCAAGGCAAAGATGAGAAAGCTCGGCGAGAAATGAAAGCCTTGTTATCCGGATTGCTCGGGGAAGGGAAAGATCAGAGGAAGAACTATGCCACCAAGATTGATGTATCGAGGGAAACTCTCTACCACTTCTGCAAGAAATGTCTCAATTCTCTCCATCTGTGTTTGTCCGAGGCAGCAAAAGCCGATGAAGGGCGACGGGACCGGGGGAGCATAATGGGCGAGGTAGCTCGAGAAGCTGACAACATTCAGTGGCTTCTTGAGATTCTGATAAGCAAGAGGATGTGCGATGAGTTTGTGACCTTGTGGGCTGACCAGACGGAGCTCGCTCTCTGCCACTCCAAGATCCCATGTATGTATAGATATGAGATTAGCAGGATCACTGCTCAGCTGTGCATTGCGATAGGCAAAGGGCATCTCTTGGTATCCAAGGAGGCAAGGATTTCTCTGCTGCGGACTTGGTTGGAAGCTCTCTATGAAGACTTCGGTTGGATGAAGAGAGCTTGCAGGATTTTTGACAAAAAGATGGTGGAGGATGGACTGTGTCAGACGATTCTAACCTTGCCAATGGCGCAGCAGCAGACTATCTTGTTGAGGTGGTTCGATTGTTTTCTGAATAAAGGAGATGACTGCCCCAACATGCAGAGAGCATTTGAGGTCTGGTGGAGAAGAGCATTTGTGAGGCAGTATGCAGGAAATCAGGATCATTCAGGGCTGCAAATTGCTGCGTGA
- the LOC103702843 gene encoding uncharacterized protein LOC103702843, translated as MMGKGEEEDGFWTVDCLRGRLLAERVASKAAKAEVDLMAKKVCNSCSPLLAELERQLDVEIKCRNRAEKRLKFALKKMESLQLRDVPSQLSLSESSTSSSPGCFLGFQRSKGSKPDDRRLDSGQCSTRGEVETAQEDLGGDVCSGNSSVDLPLHLVSREGSWSSVGTMHSDSKGGTHHKDSGKLYSNLRLHELIIGDIRLDAS; from the exons ATGATGggaaaaggagaggaggaggatgggTTTTGGACTGTGGACTGCTTGAGGGGGAGACTGCTTGCAGAGAGAGTGGCTTCCAAGGCTGCCAAGGCTGAAGTTGATCTCATGGCCAAAAAGGTCTGCAATTCTTGCTCCCCACTT CTGGCAGAGCTAGAAAGGCAGCTGGATGTAGAGATCAAGTGCAGGAACAGAGCTGAGAAAAGGCTCAAGTTTGCATTGAAGAAGATGGAATCCCTGCAGCTCCGGGATGTTCCAAGCCAGCTGAGTCTTTCTGAAAGTTCCACCAGCTCATCCCCTGGATGCTTCTTGGGTTTCCAGAGATCCAAAGGGTCGAAGCCTGATGATCGGCGGCTGGATTCTGGACAATGTAGCACAAGGGGAGAGGTCGAGACAGCGCAGGAGGATCTCGGCGGAGATGTTTGTTCTGGCAATTCTTCAGTTGATTTGCCCCTTCATCTGGTTTCACGAGAAGGGAGCTGGAGTTCGGTTGGCACCATGCATTCTGATAGCAAGGGAGGAACTCATCACAAAGACAGTGGAAAATTATATAGCAATCTTCGCCTTCATGAATTAATTATTGGTGATATAAG ACTTGATGCCTCTTAA